AGAGGCGAATGCGTCCATCCACGGGAATATTTGGCACCTGAACAAGACCTGCAAGCTCCACTTTTCGTTCAATGCGGTCGCGGTAGGATAGGAAAACTTCGATATCTGCGATCTGCTCAGTGTACTTCTGTTTGATCTTGCCTCGCGCCTCTTCAAGAGTGAGCCCGGAAACTTCGATCTCTTCGAGATCTGGGAGAAGAACTTTTCCACTTGCCACTCGATAGCCCACCGTGGACCCGATCCTCTGCACAGCTTCGCTGATATCGTGACGCGTCGGATGGTAGATGGCGATCTGTAAAATATCGCCCTCTTGAATCACATCTCTATACTCTTCAAGAAGAGGAGGAGAGAGCGTGCCTGGCTCCTTCCCTTCTAATTGGAGAATTGAGAACTTTCCATCGCGGATCTTATACGAGTCCATCACAAACTCATCCGCACCCAGAACATCCGCTCCTTTATAGGGAGGATTCGTACAAGCCGCAAAAAAAAGCATTAAAATTACTAATAAAAAAGAAGCGCGCAAATATGAAGAAAAAGGCAAAAATTTAGAATTTGCGGATAGGTTCATAGCAAAAAATGATCATTTATTTTACAAGAGAAGGAACATCTGTATCCTATCTTGGGCTTTTTCAGCAATAGACCTCTTGCGTAATTCGCTTTGTTTGGAAAAATTCGCAATTTTTATACAAATTTGCCGCAAAATTTTGAGAACATATGCAAACATATGGTCGAGAAATTTTGCGGTAAATTTGTCAAAAAGTGCAATTTTAACGAATAAATGGAATTGCGCAAGAGGTCTAATTATGAAACGCGTCTTTATCACAGGAATCGCCGGTTTTATAGGTTTTCATCTGGCTCTTTTCTTAAAAGAGAGAGGAGACTTTGTAACTGGCTGCGACAACTTCAATGCTTATTACGACCCTGCGCTTAAACATGCTCGCGTCGAACTATTAAAAGAAAAGGGAATCTCCGTTCTAGAGTGCGACATCTGCAACACTTCAAAGATCGAAGAGATCGTTAAGAATGAGGAGATCACCCACTTTGTCCATCTGGCCGCTCAAGCAGGTGTGCGCCACTCTCTTTTTCATCCTGAGAGCTACGTTCACTCCAATCTCGATGGCTTTGTAAAGATAATTGAACTCGTCCGCTGCTACCCTTCGATGAAGTTCATCTACGCCTCCTCCTCTTCTGTTTATGGCCACAATGAGAAGATCCCCTTCGCTGAAACGGATCCTTGCGAGAGACCCGCCAACCTCTACGGCGCCACAAAAAAAACGAATGAGCTCGTCGCCTACTCCTACCACCATCTCTACGGACTCTCTGTAACAGGCCTCAGATTTTTTACAGTCTATGGCCCCTGGGGAAGACCCGATATGGCTACATTCTCTTTCACGCGCGCCATCCTAAACGGCGAGACGATCCAAGTTTACAACCATGGCAAGATGAAGCGCGACTTTACCTATATCGATGACATCGTGAAGGGAACGGCCGCTGCAATAGATCTTGGCGCCCCCTGCGAAATCTTCAACCTGGGAAATAACCATCCCGAAGAGCTGCTCTCTTTAATCTCCATCATCGAAAAAGAGACTAAAAAACCAGCAAAGGTCCATCTCCTGCCCATGCAGCCCGGCGAGGTGCTCACCACCTATGCCGATATCTCAAAAAGCCAGAAGATGCTCGGCTTCGCCCCCTCGATCTCACTCGCCGAGGGCATGTCCCGCTTCATCGCCTGGTACAAAACCTACTACGAAAGCGCAACCTAACAAAATCCGTTGAACAAACTTTATTGTTAGCCAAGATAGACATGTCGGATGGTGTGCGCTCCGCCACACCTCCTGCGACCAGTCGCAGTAGTAGTTAAAGAGAGGGGAGAGAAGATCGGGCTCGGGCACGCACACGGGCACGTTCACGAAAGAGAGAAAGAGAGGGAATGAGAGAAGCGTGCCCGATTCTCCTCTCACGTCTTTCTTTCGTGAACGTGTGCGTGCCCGTGCCGGTGCCCGGTCCTCTTCTTCCTCACGCTTGCTTTAGAAAAAACCGAAGGGGAACCCTTCGGACAATGAGTCAAAAACTACTCCTGCACACATCGAAATCACACTTTGTGCATTCATCCACTTTTTGCCCGAACTATTTTCTCATTTGTATAGAACGGCACAGGCCAAAGCAACAATGATGACCCCGAATGTATGGGCATGATTTCGACTTGTAGCCCAATATAAAAAAGAATAAACAAGCGCTCCAACCAAGAAGAGCATACTATTTCTAAAACCTCTTTCCTTTTTCATATTTACTCAAATGGGTGATGAACAATAACGCGTCGATGTTAAAAACTATTTTTCAGAAAGTCAAACGCGATTTTTTTAGGAAAAAGAATTACAGGATAATGAGGATCCTGTTCTATCTCTGTTTTTTTGCTAAGACAGAAAACGAGGGCGGTGCAGAGCACCGCAGTCCAGGGATTTCGCTCCGCTCAATCAGAGAGGAGAAGATTTGTTTAGCTGAGGAGTTCGGAGAAGGCTAGGGGGAGAGCTTCGATGAGATCGGAGGCGATGAGGCTGTAGGAGCCCTTTTCGTGGGCGACGATCTCTCCGGTGATGCCGTGGAGAAGCACGCCGAGAGTTGCGGCGTATTGCGATGAGACTCCTTGTGCAACAAGCGCTGCGATGATGCCTGTGAGCACATCGCCGGTTCCTGCAGTTGCCATGCCTGGGTCGCCGCGTAGACAGACTAGAGGAGCTGCACCTGGGTGGAAGATGAAGGTCGGTCCGCCCTTTAAAACAAGAGTCACTTTTCTCTTGTCGACATACTCTTGACAGAGTGTGTGAAGCGCAGCCTCATCTGGGACCTTTGCGACCTTGAGGAGTCTTTCGAGTTCGCCTCGATGCGGAGTAAGGATAGCTCCTTCGGGAATCTTCCAAGAGGGATTTTCTGCGAGGAAGTAGAGAGCATCAGCATCTAAAACCATCATCGGTTTGTCGTAAGAGAGAAGGCTCTTGAAGAGCTTCATGCTCTCTTTCGTTCTACCCATGCCAGGCCCAACCATCAGGCATTTAGCGCGCATGCACTCTTCGCGGATTCTTCTGAGGCCATTTTCTAAAATGGGCTCTTTAACGATTTCAAGAGGCGCTCCTGCGAGTTCGCTCTCCATATCCCAGTGGTGAAAGAGGCGTACGATGCCGGCGCCCGTGCGTAGAGCGGCCTTTGTCGAAAGAAAAGCGGCGCCTGAAAATCCTCGAGAGCCTGCAACGGCTACAATGTAACCAGCTTGATACTTGTGTCTATTGCGCTCGATCTTTGGAAGCGCGTGTACGCACTCCTCTCTATCAATTAGAAAAGCTGCTGCTTTTGCTTCTTCGAGAAACTTCTCATCGATGCCAAAGTCTGCTCCTCTAAGCTCGCCAATATGATTCCACCCCTCTTTCAAGAAGAATCCTAGTTTTGGCAGCCCAAGATAGATCGTCTGCACTGCATGGATGGCAATAGAACCAACTTCGCCAGTGTTTCCATTTAAACCGGAGGGAATGTCGATAGCGAGAATAGGCCGACCCGAAGCATTTGCTAGCTCGATGGCTTCGAAGAGTTCGCCCTCTGCCTTGCCATGAAATCCAGTCCCGACAAGACCATCGAGTAGAAGGCCTTTTAAAATAGGAAAGTCTGGAGCATCTTTTTTATAGAGATAGATTTTGCCGCCCGCAGCTTTGAATGCGTCGTGCTGCTTCTGACAGAGAGGAGAGCAGGCCTCGTAGGGATAGAAGTGTATAGCTTCCACGGAGAAGCCTTCTGCAAGGAGCCGCTTGCCCGCAGCAAAGGCGTCTCCTCCATTGTTACCTTTTCCAACAAGAAGCGTCACCTCTTTATGCATCGACTGGACGAGGCAGAACCCTGTGACTATGCTTGCGATCGCCTCACCTGCGTTCTCCATGAACTGGATATCTGAGGCGCCTTCTGCGTAGGCGAGCTTCTCGATGCGCGCCATCTCATCTGCTTTAATGACTTTCTGACCGTAGATCAAAGGTGCTCCTCTTTGATAGCGCGCTGCAGAAGCGCTCTTACTGCATCTGCAGGATTTAATCTCTCATACAAAATAGAGTAGACGGCTGCGGTAATCGGCACGTCGATCGATGCTTTGTGACCCAACTGCAGTGCTGAAACAGCGGTGTATGCCCCCTCAACTACCATGCCGACCTTATCCTTTGCTGCCTCAGCATCGAGACCTTCTGCGATAAGACGTCCAAATTTATAGTTGCGACTGAGAGTAGAGAGGCAGGTCACGCATAGGTCTCCCATTCCTGAAAGGCCATTCAATGTCTCAGGCCGGCACCCCTTCGTAACGGCGAGTTTGCGCATCTCGTGAAGTCCGCGCGTCATGAGAGCCGCCTTTGTGTTGTCGCCAAAGCCGAGCCCGTCTGAAATTCCACATGCGATAGCGATGATGTTCTTCATTGCGCCGCCAAATGCAACACCTGCGATATCTGCGTTTGGATAGATGCGGAAAAATGGCGTTGAGAAGATATCTCGAATCGAGTTCATGAGCTCAGGGTGGTAGGAGGAGGAGACGATCGAAGTCGGTAGCTTTGCAATCACCTCTTCGGCGTGGCTCGGACCGCTTAAAACACCAATGAGGTCTCTCTTCTTCTCACCGATTACCTGGCAGATCACCTCGGGAAGCAGCAGGCAGCTATCCTGCTCGATTCCTTTAGAGGTCACAACGATCGGACAGTTGCCTCCTCCGAGAGCAACTACCTTCTCAAACACTGGGCGGACTCCCTTTGAAGTTACCGATTCGGCGATAAGCTCGGCTCCCTCTAGAGCTTCCTTTAAATTACTTGTAATCAAGACATTAGGATCTAACTTATGCCCGGGAAGCTTTGGGTGCTCCCTTTTGGCAGCAAGAAGCTTTGCAGTTTCGGGATTCGCCGTCCAAAGAACGACCTTATGGCCTTTTGCAGCCAGAAGAGACGCAAGACAGAAGCCCCAGGTGCCAGCCCCGAGAAAGGCGATTTTCATACTCTATAATCCCTAGTCAAATAGGCCACACGTTACCACACTTGGATAAGCTCGTCAAACTCAGCTCGGAACCAACTAACAACAAACAACTTACGAATAAGATATTAATTAATAAATTTATTGAATAATCATAAATTAAATAGTATAATTAAGTGTATAAAAAGGAGATAAATAAAATTATGGGAAGAACAATAAACCAACCTATTCATACTTCATGTTCAACGGGCGTATCCCCTCATCGAATCAACGATCGAGTGGAGGCCGTGATGATTAAAGGCGAGATGAAGTTAGATCAGCTAGGCAAAAAGTGGGGCGTATCCATTCTTTCAGGTGCTGGACGTGCAGTTTACGGCTCACTTCAGGTCATAGGGGCCATCTTCTTCTTCCTCTTCAAGATATGCGATGCTCTCTATTCGCTTCGTTATAGTAGAGGACACGCTCTTCT
This window of the Chlamydiales bacterium genome carries:
- a CDS encoding GDP-mannose 4,6-dehydratase; translated protein: MKRVFITGIAGFIGFHLALFLKERGDFVTGCDNFNAYYDPALKHARVELLKEKGISVLECDICNTSKIEEIVKNEEITHFVHLAAQAGVRHSLFHPESYVHSNLDGFVKIIELVRCYPSMKFIYASSSSVYGHNEKIPFAETDPCERPANLYGATKKTNELVAYSYHHLYGLSVTGLRFFTVYGPWGRPDMATFSFTRAILNGETIQVYNHGKMKRDFTYIDDIVKGTAAAIDLGAPCEIFNLGNNHPEELLSLISIIEKETKKPAKVHLLPMQPGEVLTTYADISKSQKMLGFAPSISLAEGMSRFIAWYKTYYESAT
- a CDS encoding NAD(P)H-hydrate dehydratase, with protein sequence MIYGQKVIKADEMARIEKLAYAEGASDIQFMENAGEAIASIVTGFCLVQSMHKEVTLLVGKGNNGGDAFAAGKRLLAEGFSVEAIHFYPYEACSPLCQKQHDAFKAAGGKIYLYKKDAPDFPILKGLLLDGLVGTGFHGKAEGELFEAIELANASGRPILAIDIPSGLNGNTGEVGSIAIHAVQTIYLGLPKLGFFLKEGWNHIGELRGADFGIDEKFLEEAKAAAFLIDREECVHALPKIERNRHKYQAGYIVAVAGSRGFSGAAFLSTKAALRTGAGIVRLFHHWDMESELAGAPLEIVKEPILENGLRRIREECMRAKCLMVGPGMGRTKESMKLFKSLLSYDKPMMVLDADALYFLAENPSWKIPEGAILTPHRGELERLLKVAKVPDEAALHTLCQEYVDKRKVTLVLKGGPTFIFHPGAAPLVCLRGDPGMATAGTGDVLTGIIAALVAQGVSSQYAATLGVLLHGITGEIVAHEKGSYSLIASDLIEALPLAFSELLS
- a CDS encoding NAD(P)-dependent glycerol-3-phosphate dehydrogenase, with translation MKIAFLGAGTWGFCLASLLAAKGHKVVLWTANPETAKLLAAKREHPKLPGHKLDPNVLITSNLKEALEGAELIAESVTSKGVRPVFEKVVALGGGNCPIVVTSKGIEQDSCLLLPEVICQVIGEKKRDLIGVLSGPSHAEEVIAKLPTSIVSSSYHPELMNSIRDIFSTPFFRIYPNADIAGVAFGGAMKNIIAIACGISDGLGFGDNTKAALMTRGLHEMRKLAVTKGCRPETLNGLSGMGDLCVTCLSTLSRNYKFGRLIAEGLDAEAAKDKVGMVVEGAYTAVSALQLGHKASIDVPITAAVYSILYERLNPADAVRALLQRAIKEEHL